From Veillonellales bacterium:
CTAACTAAGGGAAAAAATGAGAACTCTGCTTTAGGCAAAATTCTCATCAACGATCATGAATTACCTTCGACAAAGTAGAGCTGCACAGTGTCATTACAATAACACTGGCCATGGGTGCCAAAAAGCTGGAAACCTGAAATCCCGGCAGCATTTTAACAACCATCAGCGGTGCCAGTATATTGGTGAAAAAAGTAAACCCACCCAGTGTAACCCAATTAAACGGCATCG
This genomic window contains:
- a CDS encoding phage holin family protein — protein: MCGFLLRIIINSVILFFLMAEIPGVFVDTLGGTLLGAAIIGLANAAVRPILTLAAMPFNWVTLGGFTFFTNILAPLMVVKMLPGFQVSSFLAPMASVIVMTLCSSTLSKVIHDR